CCAGGACCATGCATCATTGACTGTGGGCCAGAATTCTGTCCCTAGAAAGTAGACAGAGATTAAAGCCCGGACTCGTAAATCAAAACAAATGTAATTCAGTTAAGGTCCACTTTTTACCTGGTTGAACTGTCCTCTGTTTCCCTCGCCCATGTGTGGCGGCTTGCCCTGCTGCATATACGGAGGAGGTCCTTGCATGTTACCCGGTGGCCCCTGCATATTGTTTGGAGGCCCGTGCATTCCTCCAGGAGGAGGCCCCATTCCGTGCATGTTGCCCATGCCGTGATTTCTGGGTGGAGGCCCCATCATTCCTCCTGGCGGAGGCCCCTGTGCACCTATCATGTTTCCATGAGGTGCTGGTCCGCGCATGTCCTGATGCATCATGCCTCCCTGGGGTGGCCCTTGACCCCGAGGTGGAGGTCCCATCATGCCTCCTGTAGGTGGTCCTGAAGGCATCGGACCTGGTGGAGGACCTTGCATGCCCCTAGGCCCTGGTGGCATGCCGTGAGGCCCCATATTCCTGTGAGGTCCAGGGTGGCGGGGAGGTCCGTGGAGATCTGGAGGTCCCATCATGCCCTGCGGAGGAGGACCCTGGTGAGGCAAAGGCCCTGGAGGTCCCATCTGACCTGGGGGGATATAAGGGCCGGGCATGCCACCTTGTCCCATCGGAGGCCCCATGTTGGGAGGCATCTGCTGGGGCGGCATTGACTGAGGGAAGCCCTGTGGAGGCGGTGCCATGGGGCCTCCTTGCCCAGGGAAGGATGGCATGTTGCCTGGCTGGCCTCCAGGAGGTGGCATGCTCTGATCCTGGAGTTGGGCCATTCGCTCAATCTTCAGTTGCTGTAGATGAAAATGCACgttatttaattcaattttatttgacacgatcacagagcagctttacggAAATTCAGATGCAGATTTAGATCTACAGGAGGGGCGACAGTGGCGAAGAAAAATCCCCCGAGATGACATAAAGAAGAAACctgatagtgggattataaatcattacagtatacaggtatagaagagtaaagacaaacattatatattttagcGCACCTCTAACAGCATGGGGTTTGTGTACTGCAGTGCAGCCATCTCCTGCTCAATCTCAGCCTGAGTCTTCTTCTTTCCATCCACCTTCTCATCCTTTCTCTCCTTGGGTGGCTCTCCTGGAACCATAGTTGGCACCTTGTTCTCTGCCCAGGCCTAAACAAGGAAAGAGTAGTGATTAGATACCATAGAATATGGTTTAAACATGTAACATGTCATTAAACATGAGTTCATACAAATTCTTTAAAGCCTTTTAAATCTTATCACAGAAGATTGACTGTGGATTTCTATATTAAAATTTTCTAGTAAAAAATAAAGgcataaataacattaatgcttttttttttttttttttttttttttttttttaaacttacttGCTGGAACTGAGCAGGAATTGGTTTTGCGTAGGGAACCTTCTTTGTTGGTGGTTTCTTCTGGTCCTTTTGCATCACCTCATCCATTCCCCAGTCCAGCCCTGGGATGCTCATCTCAGCCTCCGGTACTGTCTCTTTACCTGATGATTAATATGAGCAATGCATTAATATGGGTTTTATTTCAGAGTCAATTTCCAGGAGAAAGTATCACAAAAAATCCTCATTTGACAAATTTTCTGATGAACTATACTCAGTACTTATCACACTTTCATCGTAGTATCCATTACCCATTCTTTTAACTTATGGGTTCAGTCTACTATTTACAGCAGGATATTAAATTTGTTATGTGTGAGGGGTCCTCACTGGTTTGTTCCTGTTCCATGGCTGCTTTCAGCTGCTCCGGGATCCCCATCCCAGGAATGGTGGCCAGATTGTTGGGCTCCATGTCATCTAGGAGGCAGAACATGACACTCAGAAAAAACCAAGAGAGACATTCTTGATTTACTACCCCACAGTTTAAGGGTTGCATGactattcatttttactatttgtcttttccaaattaaaaaaaaaaagattcaggaCAATGCGATTATTATTATggcaattaaatattaataaaacaacaacaaagactGTGTCAATTCACTCTTCAATTAACAGTCATATACAGGctttgatttacattttaagctTTGATGCTTTTCAGGCTACACatttaatgacaaaaataaataaatcggtgcaataaatgtgccaaataataaatctgtgtatcatattacTCTACTTGTACTAATTCTTAAAATCCAAGATGTGGCAGCTCAGCTGAAATAACTGATTCTGGAACGGAGAGCGCACAGcgtggaagctcatgtccatcacCAGAGCCCTCTATATTGCTCAATAGTCCATGCAACTACAGTTACTATATGTGATCCACAATCACTCACCATATTCGACTCCGTCCTCCGACATTCCTGGTAGGAGATTCAGGTTGTAGCGGTCGCGCATCTTGTCTCCTGGTCGATTTCGGGTCCAGAATTTGCTAAAGGTGATAAAATGCATCAGATGAATAtttaaacttgatttttttgCCACACAATTCTTCATCTCAAGATCCTTATCCTCCGAGTTACCTTGGCCCTGATACACAGATTaagtttattttcctattaccACATATCACCAGTAGGTGTTTATTTAGCCATGACTGCATTCTTTGATACAAGTCTCTATATAATTACCCTTAATTATAAACCAGCTTTGGGTGTTATTTATAGTCAGTTTGTTCAGCACAGTTATTCTGGGTGATCCTGATGCTGCACCTGTTCATTGTTCTGTGTTATGAGCATGTTTATACTACATATATAGTTTAAAATACATACCTGGTGTGGTCATTAGACCCCGAGCACAAAATGTGGCCAAGAGGATGCCAGGCTAAGCTCCAGATCATACCCTCATGGGCCATCTCCATACCACCCACCTCCTTCTCCACCCTGTCAACGACACATTTTAAAGATTACTGTTATTCACAGCATGTTAGGTTCTGTAACAAGCTGTGTAATTAATTGCTgtgaatgaaatgtgtgtgtaagcaaGCAGCTCATACCCTGCATTCCAGAAGAGCAGAGATCCATCAGAGCCTCCACTCGCAAAAAGACCCTCATGGATTGGGTGCCAGGCAACAGCTACAACCAAACACCATGAACAGCGTcagataacacacaaacacaacacagtgtACATAAGCATAAACCCAGCGTTTCTCAGTTTCTACCTGTAGCTTCCTTTTTGTGTCCCCTGAACACCTGCAGCTCTTCTTTCAGGTTGCGAATGTCGAACAGTTTGCATAAATGGTCACGCGATGCCGTCAGCAGCCAGTTACCGTTCAGGTTCCACTTCACTTCCATCACCGTGTTTTTATGGGCATGTCTGAGACACAAGATCATCATCTCAGGTTTTATCAAAAGTTGAGGCTTGCTCAAAGACCCAACCTGTGGCAGCTTGGacatgctgggatttgaactcacaaccttctgattagTACCCAAAATACTAAATCACTACTTCCCCCATCCATCTGTTCTAAGCAGAACCTTAATTTTTACCTATGAAACTCACAggaatttattgtttaaaaaaaaagggggggggtgTTATACCTGGATTAAAAAAGTGACAAAGGATATAGGCACCAGAGAATATggcataaaatattacaaaaaattaGTGAGATGCTATTTTGTTATATTAGGAGATATTCTAATATTCTAAATGGTGTGCTTGATTGACAACCCACTATCGAAGACTCAGGATTGCTCTCTCTCAAGCAGAACTAAACCCAATGATGTAAAGCTGGACTGAACTAATTTATTAACTTACCCAATTATACAGTAGGCCATATTTACTAGGTTAGGTTTCGCTTACTAGTTTACTCAATCTCTCACGCAGTTTTGATAAAAGTTATGATAGTGGACAACTTCATAGAGGTATTTACATCAAATCACTTCTATAAATCCGTTCCACTTCCTCAACATTAAAACACTTTGAATTTGCACCCAGTCCTGCAATTTGATTAACCCTTAGTATTATAGAGTCAAATAAGTTTCAGGTCCGGTGCTGTGTAACAGATTAATGTTTCTGGCTAAAACGGCTCCCAGTAACAAACTCACAATGTTGCCAGACTCTGGCCAGTTTTTGGATCCCAGAACTTGATAGGCTGCTGGCTGTCTTTGCTGCCTGAGACCACCAGGCCTTTGGTGGGATGCCAGTCGACACACTTAACGTCTGCGCCGTGACCTGGAAAGCAAGGAATACAAACGAGTTAGACACATGAATATTACTCCATTAAACAGCACATCCTACATGCATGTTCAGGGTATCGATTCTACAGTATAGTGGCATTAGTGGAAGTGGCTggttaggtgtgtgtgagtgtgattgtgATTGACAGAGAATGTAGATAATGAGCAAACACTAATGTCTAATGCTATGGGCTACAATGACAAATAGAACAccatgaaaattaaaattagcTTCGAAATCTGAGTAAGACCAACTCTGAGTACAAgctgtgaaataaaatacatcGCACACCTATATTTTGATAACCTTTATATTAAGGCTGCAGCTGTCCTCAAAACTCTTACTGCAGAATAATGttcaaaaatttaaataatgacacCTTCAAAAACCTTGCTGTTGCTTCATCCattattgtaatatatatatatatattgaaatatgCTCATAAGTAGAAA
The genomic region above belongs to Pangasianodon hypophthalmus isolate fPanHyp1 chromosome 21, fPanHyp1.pri, whole genome shotgun sequence and contains:
- the wdr33 gene encoding pre-mRNA 3' end processing protein WDR33 isoform X1, which encodes MATDIGSPPRFFHMPRFQHQAPRQLFYKRPDFAQQQAMQQLTFDGKRMRKAVNRKTIDYNPSVIRYLENRLWQRDHRDLRAIQPDAGCFNDLVPPVGMLNNPMNAVTTKFVRTSTNKVKCPVFVVRWTPEGRRLVTGASSGEFTLWNGLTFNFETILQAHDSPVRAMTWSHNDMWMLTADHGGYVKYWQSNMNNVKMFQAHKEAIREASFSPTDNKFATCSDDGTVRIWDFLRCHEERILRGHGADVKCVDWHPTKGLVVSGSKDSQQPIKFWDPKTGQSLATLHAHKNTVMEVKWNLNGNWLLTASRDHLCKLFDIRNLKEELQVFRGHKKEATAVAWHPIHEGLFASGGSDGSLLFWNAGVEKEVGGMEMAHEGMIWSLAWHPLGHILCSGSNDHTSKFWTRNRPGDKMRDRYNLNLLPGMSEDGVEYDDMEPNNLATIPGMGIPEQLKAAMEQEQTSKETVPEAEMSIPGLDWGMDEVMQKDQKKPPTKKVPYAKPIPAQFQQAWAENKVPTMVPGEPPKERKDEKVDGKKKTQAEIEQEMAALQYTNPMLLEQLKIERMAQLQDQSMPPPGGQPGNMPSFPGQGGPMAPPPQGFPQSMPPQQMPPNMGPPMGQGGMPGPYIPPGQMGPPGPLPHQGPPPQGMMGPPDLHGPPRHPGPHRNMGPHGMPPGPRGMQGPPPGPMPSGPPTGGMMGPPPRGQGPPQGGMMHQDMRGPAPHGNMIGAQGPPPGGMMGPPPRNHGMGNMHGMGPPPGGMHGPPNNMQGPPGNMQGPPPYMQQGKPPHMGEGNRGQFNQGQNSGPQSMMHGPGAKDGPRGPPNHHMGPPPEHQGSDGGSQYWAEDGGYQEGWRRPGQDFHGDPRGHRGGSGGQWENQERFPSHDDDYERFDDGYEGAGDGYEQRPRRPPHSDDSFRRGGMSGRGGRGGYQDEYGGDESFDSQDEMGQGWGNGGRGRPRGGPPRGGGVGRKGLLPTPDEFAAHYEGGRNQEGWEGGRDSGHEGYRDSQRGDHGMHDSPSAVSRERSSSLQGMDMASLPPRKRPWHDGPGTGDMDSPGAGPDDRGAGRPPSRDDVGYGPPPSRGGRGGWVRGGRGMRGGRGR
- the wdr33 gene encoding pre-mRNA 3' end processing protein WDR33 isoform X2, which produces MATDIGSPPRFFHMPRFQHQAPRQLFYKRPDFAQQQAMQQLTFDGKRMRKAVNRKTIDYNPSVIRYLENRLWQRDHRDLRAIQPDAGCFNDLVPPVGMLNNPMNAVTTKFVRTSTNKVKCPVFVVRWTPEGRRLVTGASSGEFTLWNGLTFNFETILQAHDSPVRAMTWSHNDMWMLTADHGGYVKYWQSNMNNVKMFQAHKEAIREASFSPTDNKFATCSDDGTVRIWDFLRCHEERILRGHGADVKCVDWHPTKGLVVSGSKDSQQPIKFWDPKTGQSLATLHAHKNTVMEVKWNLNGNWLLTASRDHLCKLFDIRNLKEELQVFRGHKKEATAVAWHPIHEGLFASGGSDGSLLFWNAGVEKEVGGMEMAHEGMIWSLAWHPLGHILCSGSNDHTSKFWTRNRPGDKMRDRYNLNLLPGMSEDGVEYDDMEPNNLATIPGMGIPEQLKAAMEQEQTSKETVPEAEMSIPGLDWGMDEVMQKDQKKPPTKKVPYAKPIPAQFQQAWAENKVPTMVPGEPPKERKDEKVDGKKKTQAEIEQEMAALQYTNPMLLEQLKIERMAQLQDQSMPPPGGQPGNMPSFPGQGGPMAPPPQGFPQSMPPQQMPPNMGPPMGQGGMPGPYIPPGQMGPPGPLPHQGPPPQGMMGPPDLHGPPRHPGPHRNMGPHGMPPGPRGMQGPPPGPMPSGPPTGGMMGPPPRGQGPPQGGMMHQDMRGPAPHGNMIGAQGPPPGGMMGPPPRNHGMGNMHGMGPPPGGMHGPPNNMQGPPGNMQGPPPYMQQGKPPHMGEGNRGQFNQGQNSGPQSMMHGPGAKDGPRGPPNHHMGPPPEHQGSDGGSQYWAEDGGYQEGWRRPGQDFHGDPRGHRGGSGGQWENQERFPSHDDDYERFDDGYEGAGDGYEQRPRRPPHSDDSFRRGGMSGRGGRGGYQDEYGGDESFDSQDEMGQGWGNGGRGRPRGGPPRGGHEGYRDSQRGDHGMHDSPSAVSRERSSSLQGMDMASLPPRKRPWHDGPGTGDMDSPGAGPDDRGAGRPPSRDDVGYGPPPSRGGRGGWVRGGRGMRGGRGR